A portion of the Homo sapiens chromosome 16, GRCh38.p14 Primary Assembly genome contains these proteins:
- the SLC38A7 gene encoding sodium-coupled neutral amino acid transporter 7 isoform X5: MAQVSINNDYSEWDLSTDAGERARLLQSPCVDTAPKSEWEASPGGLDRGTTSTLGAIFIVVNACLGAGLLNFPAAFSTAGGVAAGIALQMGMLVFIISGLVILAYCSQASNERTYQEVVWAVCGKLTGVLCEVAIAVYTFGTCIAFLIIIGDQQDKIIAVMAKEPEGASGPWYTDRKFTISLTAFLFILPLSIPREIGFQKYASFLSVVGTWYVTAIVIIKYIWPDKEMTPGNILTRYLPLETGVEVISPP; the protein is encoded by the exons ATGGCCCAGGTCAGCATCAACAATGACTACAGCGAGTGGGACTTGAGCACGGATGCCGGGGAGCGGGCTCGGCTGCTGCAGAGTCCCTGTGTGGACACAGCCCCCAAGAGTGAGTGGGAAGCCTCTCCTGGGGGTCTGGACAGAGGCACCACTTCCACACTTGGGGCCATCTTCATCGTCGTCAACGCGTGCCTGGGTGCAGGGTTACTCAACTTCCCAGCAGCCTTCAGCACTGCGGGGGGCGTGGCAGCAGGCATCGCACTGCAGATG GGTATGCTGGTTTTCATCATCAGTGGCCTTGTCATCCTGGCCTACTGCTCCCAGGCCAGCAATGAGAGGACCTACCAGGAGGTGGTATGGGCTGTGTGTGGCAAGCTGACAGGTGTGCTATGTGAGGTGGCCATCGCTGTCTACACCTTTGGCACCTGCATTGCCTTCCTAATCATCATTGGCGACCAGCAGGACAAGA TTATAGCTGTGATGGCGAAAGAGCCGGAGGGGGCCAGCGGCCCTTGGTACACAGACCGCAAGTTCACCATCAGCCTCACTGCCTTCCTCTTCATCCTGCCCCTCTCCATCCCCAGGGAGATTGGTTTCCAGAAATATGCCAG CTTCCTGAGCGTCGTGGGTACCTGGTACGTCACAGCCATCGTTATCATCAAGTACATCTGGCCAGATAAAGAGATGACCCCAGGGAACATCCTGACCAG GTACCTTCCTCTGGAAACTGGGGTTGAGGTCATTTCCCCACCATGA
- the SLC38A7 gene encoding sodium-coupled neutral amino acid transporter 7 isoform X2, translated as MAQVSINNDYSEWDLSTDAGERARLLQSPCVDTAPKSEWEASPGGLDRGTTSTLGAIFIVVNACLGAGLLNFPAAFSTAGGVAAGIALQMGMLVFIISGLVILAYCSQASNERTYQEVVWAVCGKLTGVLCEVAIAVYTFGTCIAFLIIIGDQQDKIIAVMAKEPEGASGPWYTDRKFTISLTAFLFILPLSIPREIGFQKYASFLSVVGTWYVTAIVIIKYIWPDKEMTPGNILTRPASWMAVFNAMPTICFGFQCHVSSVPVFNSMQQPEVKTWGGVVTAAMVIALAVYMGTGSARNGSQHGGCHGERQNWSCPHGVDILVGETVMQE; from the exons ATGGCCCAGGTCAGCATCAACAATGACTACAGCGAGTGGGACTTGAGCACGGATGCCGGGGAGCGGGCTCGGCTGCTGCAGAGTCCCTGTGTGGACACAGCCCCCAAGAGTGAGTGGGAAGCCTCTCCTGGGGGTCTGGACAGAGGCACCACTTCCACACTTGGGGCCATCTTCATCGTCGTCAACGCGTGCCTGGGTGCAGGGTTACTCAACTTCCCAGCAGCCTTCAGCACTGCGGGGGGCGTGGCAGCAGGCATCGCACTGCAGATG GGTATGCTGGTTTTCATCATCAGTGGCCTTGTCATCCTGGCCTACTGCTCCCAGGCCAGCAATGAGAGGACCTACCAGGAGGTGGTATGGGCTGTGTGTGGCAAGCTGACAGGTGTGCTATGTGAGGTGGCCATCGCTGTCTACACCTTTGGCACCTGCATTGCCTTCCTAATCATCATTGGCGACCAGCAGGACAAGA TTATAGCTGTGATGGCGAAAGAGCCGGAGGGGGCCAGCGGCCCTTGGTACACAGACCGCAAGTTCACCATCAGCCTCACTGCCTTCCTCTTCATCCTGCCCCTCTCCATCCCCAGGGAGATTGGTTTCCAGAAATATGCCAG CTTCCTGAGCGTCGTGGGTACCTGGTACGTCACAGCCATCGTTATCATCAAGTACATCTGGCCAGATAAAGAGATGACCCCAGGGAACATCCTGACCAG GCCGGCTTCCTGGATGGCTGTGTTCAATGCCATGCCCACCATCTGCTTCGGATTTCAG TGCCACGTCAGCAGTGTGCCCGTCTTCAACAGCATGCAGCAGCCTGAAGTGAAGACCTGGGGTGGAGTGGTGACAGCTGCCATGGTCATAGCCCTCGCTGTCTACATGGGGACAG GAAGTGCCAGGAACGGTTCTCAGCATGGGGGATGCCATGGAGAGAGACAGAACTGGTCTTGCCCTCATGGAGTTGACATTCTTGTTGGAGAGACAGTCATGCAGGAGTAA
- the SLC38A7 gene encoding sodium-coupled neutral amino acid transporter 7 isoform 2 (isoform 2 is encoded by transcript variant 2), whose product MAQVSINNDYSEWDLSTDAGERARLLQSPCVDTAPKSEWEASPGGLDRGTTSTLGAIFIVVNACLGAGLLNFPAAFSTAGGVAAGIALQMGMLVFIISGLVILAYCSQASNERTYQEVVWAVCGKLTGVLCEVAIAVYTFGTCIAFLIIIGDQQDKIIAVMAKEPEGASGPWYTDRKFTISLTAFLFILPLSIPREIGFQKYASFLSVVGTWYVTAIVIIKYIWPDKEMTPGNILTRPASWMAVFNAMPTICFGFQCHVSSVPVFNSMQQPEVKTWGGVVTAAMVIALAVYMGTAGGCWSATESSWSPWEPSSSARPQPTPSLWISWHNHCLPGNTRPLPLVAGTHLLELWGHS is encoded by the exons ATGGCCCAGGTCAGCATCAACAATGACTACAGCGAGTGGGACTTGAGCACGGATGCCGGGGAGCGGGCTCGGCTGCTGCAGAGTCCCTGTGTGGACACAGCCCCCAAGAGTGAGTGGGAAGCCTCTCCTGGGGGTCTGGACAGAGGCACCACTTCCACACTTGGGGCCATCTTCATCGTCGTCAACGCGTGCCTGGGTGCAGGGTTACTCAACTTCCCAGCAGCCTTCAGCACTGCGGGGGGCGTGGCAGCAGGCATCGCACTGCAGATG GGTATGCTGGTTTTCATCATCAGTGGCCTTGTCATCCTGGCCTACTGCTCCCAGGCCAGCAATGAGAGGACCTACCAGGAGGTGGTATGGGCTGTGTGTGGCAAGCTGACAGGTGTGCTATGTGAGGTGGCCATCGCTGTCTACACCTTTGGCACCTGCATTGCCTTCCTAATCATCATTGGCGACCAGCAGGACAAGA TTATAGCTGTGATGGCGAAAGAGCCGGAGGGGGCCAGCGGCCCTTGGTACACAGACCGCAAGTTCACCATCAGCCTCACTGCCTTCCTCTTCATCCTGCCCCTCTCCATCCCCAGGGAGATTGGTTTCCAGAAATATGCCAG CTTCCTGAGCGTCGTGGGTACCTGGTACGTCACAGCCATCGTTATCATCAAGTACATCTGGCCAGATAAAGAGATGACCCCAGGGAACATCCTGACCAG GCCGGCTTCCTGGATGGCTGTGTTCAATGCCATGCCCACCATCTGCTTCGGATTTCAG TGCCACGTCAGCAGTGTGCCCGTCTTCAACAGCATGCAGCAGCCTGAAGTGAAGACCTGGGGTGGAGTGGTGACAGCTGCCATGGTCATAGCCCTCGCTGTCTACATGGGGACAG CTGGTGGGTGCTGGTCAGCTACGGAGTCCTCTTGGTCACCCTGGGAGCCTTCATCTTCGGCCAGACCACAGCCAACGCCATCTTTGTGGATCTCTTGGCataaccactgcctcccagggaACACAAGGCCTTTGCCATTGGTCGCAGGAACCCATCTCTTAGAGCTATGGGGCCATTCTTAG
- the SLC38A7 gene encoding sodium-coupled neutral amino acid transporter 7 isoform X3 — protein sequence MAQVSINNDYSEWDLSTDAGERARLLQSPCVDTAPKSEWEASPGGLDRGTTSTLGAIFIVVNACLGAGLLNFPAAFSTAGGVAAGIALQMGMLVFIISGLVILAYCSQASNERTYQEVVWAVCGKLTGVLCEVAIAVYTFGTCIAFLIIIGDQQDKIIAVMAKEPEGASGPWYTDRKFTISLTAFLFILPLSIPREIGFQKYASFLSVVGTWYVTAIVIIKYIWPDKEMTPGNILTRPASWMAVFNAMPTICFGFQCHVSSVPVFNSMQQPEVKTWGGVVTAAMVIALAVYMGTAETRSHYVA from the exons ATGGCCCAGGTCAGCATCAACAATGACTACAGCGAGTGGGACTTGAGCACGGATGCCGGGGAGCGGGCTCGGCTGCTGCAGAGTCCCTGTGTGGACACAGCCCCCAAGAGTGAGTGGGAAGCCTCTCCTGGGGGTCTGGACAGAGGCACCACTTCCACACTTGGGGCCATCTTCATCGTCGTCAACGCGTGCCTGGGTGCAGGGTTACTCAACTTCCCAGCAGCCTTCAGCACTGCGGGGGGCGTGGCAGCAGGCATCGCACTGCAGATG GGTATGCTGGTTTTCATCATCAGTGGCCTTGTCATCCTGGCCTACTGCTCCCAGGCCAGCAATGAGAGGACCTACCAGGAGGTGGTATGGGCTGTGTGTGGCAAGCTGACAGGTGTGCTATGTGAGGTGGCCATCGCTGTCTACACCTTTGGCACCTGCATTGCCTTCCTAATCATCATTGGCGACCAGCAGGACAAGA TTATAGCTGTGATGGCGAAAGAGCCGGAGGGGGCCAGCGGCCCTTGGTACACAGACCGCAAGTTCACCATCAGCCTCACTGCCTTCCTCTTCATCCTGCCCCTCTCCATCCCCAGGGAGATTGGTTTCCAGAAATATGCCAG CTTCCTGAGCGTCGTGGGTACCTGGTACGTCACAGCCATCGTTATCATCAAGTACATCTGGCCAGATAAAGAGATGACCCCAGGGAACATCCTGACCAG GCCGGCTTCCTGGATGGCTGTGTTCAATGCCATGCCCACCATCTGCTTCGGATTTCAG TGCCACGTCAGCAGTGTGCCCGTCTTCAACAGCATGCAGCAGCCTGAAGTGAAGACCTGGGGTGGAGTGGTGACAGCTGCCATGGTCATAGCCCTCGCTGTCTACATGGGGACAG cagagacaaggtctcactatgttgcctag
- the SLC38A7 gene encoding sodium-coupled neutral amino acid transporter 7 isoform X1 has protein sequence MAQVSINNDYSEWDLSTDAGERARLLQSPCVDTAPKSEWEASPGGLDRGTTSTLGAIFIVVNACLGAGLLNFPAAFSTAGGVAAGIALQMGMLVFIISGLVILAYCSQASNERTYQEVVWAVCGKLTGVLCEVAIAVYTFGTCIAFLIIIGDQQDKIIAVMAKEPEGASGPWYTDRKFTISLTAFLFILPLSIPREIGFQKYASFLSVVGTWYVTAIVIIKYIWPDKEMTPGNILTRPASWMAVFNAMPTICFGFQCHVSSVPVFNSMQQPEVKTWGGVVTAAMVIALAVYMGTGLCLIQAKLSEMEEVKPASWWVLVSYGVLLVTLGAFIFGQTTANAIFVDLLA, from the exons ATGGCCCAGGTCAGCATCAACAATGACTACAGCGAGTGGGACTTGAGCACGGATGCCGGGGAGCGGGCTCGGCTGCTGCAGAGTCCCTGTGTGGACACAGCCCCCAAGAGTGAGTGGGAAGCCTCTCCTGGGGGTCTGGACAGAGGCACCACTTCCACACTTGGGGCCATCTTCATCGTCGTCAACGCGTGCCTGGGTGCAGGGTTACTCAACTTCCCAGCAGCCTTCAGCACTGCGGGGGGCGTGGCAGCAGGCATCGCACTGCAGATG GGTATGCTGGTTTTCATCATCAGTGGCCTTGTCATCCTGGCCTACTGCTCCCAGGCCAGCAATGAGAGGACCTACCAGGAGGTGGTATGGGCTGTGTGTGGCAAGCTGACAGGTGTGCTATGTGAGGTGGCCATCGCTGTCTACACCTTTGGCACCTGCATTGCCTTCCTAATCATCATTGGCGACCAGCAGGACAAGA TTATAGCTGTGATGGCGAAAGAGCCGGAGGGGGCCAGCGGCCCTTGGTACACAGACCGCAAGTTCACCATCAGCCTCACTGCCTTCCTCTTCATCCTGCCCCTCTCCATCCCCAGGGAGATTGGTTTCCAGAAATATGCCAG CTTCCTGAGCGTCGTGGGTACCTGGTACGTCACAGCCATCGTTATCATCAAGTACATCTGGCCAGATAAAGAGATGACCCCAGGGAACATCCTGACCAG GCCGGCTTCCTGGATGGCTGTGTTCAATGCCATGCCCACCATCTGCTTCGGATTTCAG TGCCACGTCAGCAGTGTGCCCGTCTTCAACAGCATGCAGCAGCCTGAAGTGAAGACCTGGGGTGGAGTGGTGACAGCTGCCATGGTCATAGCCCTCGCTGTCTACATGGGGACAG GGCTGTGCCTCATTCAAGCCAAACTCTCTGAGATGGAAGAGGTCAAACCAGCCAG CTGGTGGGTGCTGGTCAGCTACGGAGTCCTCTTGGTCACCCTGGGAGCCTTCATCTTCGGCCAGACCACAGCCAACGCCATCTTTGTGGATCTCTTGGCataa
- the SLC38A7 gene encoding sodium-coupled neutral amino acid transporter 7 isoform 1 (isoform 1 is encoded by transcript variant 1) gives MAQVSINNDYSEWDLSTDAGERARLLQSPCVDTAPKSEWEASPGGLDRGTTSTLGAIFIVVNACLGAGLLNFPAAFSTAGGVAAGIALQMGMLVFIISGLVILAYCSQASNERTYQEVVWAVCGKLTGVLCEVAIAVYTFGTCIAFLIIIGDQQDKIIAVMAKEPEGASGPWYTDRKFTISLTAFLFILPLSIPREIGFQKYASFLSVVGTWYVTAIVIIKYIWPDKEMTPGNILTRPASWMAVFNAMPTICFGFQCHVSSVPVFNSMQQPEVKTWGGVVTAAMVIALAVYMGTGICGFLTFGAAVDPDVLLSYPSEDMAVAVARAFIILSVLTSYPILHFCGRAVVEGLWLRYQGVPVEEDVGRERRRRVLQTLVWFLLTLLLALFIPDIGKVISVIGGLAACFIFVFPGLCLIQAKLSEMEEVKPASWWVLVSYGVLLVTLGAFIFGQTTANAIFVDLLA, from the exons ATGGCCCAGGTCAGCATCAACAATGACTACAGCGAGTGGGACTTGAGCACGGATGCCGGGGAGCGGGCTCGGCTGCTGCAGAGTCCCTGTGTGGACACAGCCCCCAAGAGTGAGTGGGAAGCCTCTCCTGGGGGTCTGGACAGAGGCACCACTTCCACACTTGGGGCCATCTTCATCGTCGTCAACGCGTGCCTGGGTGCAGGGTTACTCAACTTCCCAGCAGCCTTCAGCACTGCGGGGGGCGTGGCAGCAGGCATCGCACTGCAGATG GGTATGCTGGTTTTCATCATCAGTGGCCTTGTCATCCTGGCCTACTGCTCCCAGGCCAGCAATGAGAGGACCTACCAGGAGGTGGTATGGGCTGTGTGTGGCAAGCTGACAGGTGTGCTATGTGAGGTGGCCATCGCTGTCTACACCTTTGGCACCTGCATTGCCTTCCTAATCATCATTGGCGACCAGCAGGACAAGA TTATAGCTGTGATGGCGAAAGAGCCGGAGGGGGCCAGCGGCCCTTGGTACACAGACCGCAAGTTCACCATCAGCCTCACTGCCTTCCTCTTCATCCTGCCCCTCTCCATCCCCAGGGAGATTGGTTTCCAGAAATATGCCAG CTTCCTGAGCGTCGTGGGTACCTGGTACGTCACAGCCATCGTTATCATCAAGTACATCTGGCCAGATAAAGAGATGACCCCAGGGAACATCCTGACCAG GCCGGCTTCCTGGATGGCTGTGTTCAATGCCATGCCCACCATCTGCTTCGGATTTCAG TGCCACGTCAGCAGTGTGCCCGTCTTCAACAGCATGCAGCAGCCTGAAGTGAAGACCTGGGGTGGAGTGGTGACAGCTGCCATGGTCATAGCCCTCGCTGTCTACATGGGGACAG GCATCTGTGGCTTCCTGACCTTTGGAGCTGCTGTGGATCCTGACGTGCTCCTGTCCTATCCCTCGGAGGACATGGCCGTGGCCGTTGCCCGAGCCTTCATCATCCTGAGCGTGCTCACCTCCTACCCTATCCTGCACTTCTGTGGGCG GGCGGTGGTGGAAGGCCTGTGGCTGCGCTACCAGGGGGTGCCAGTGGAGGAGGACGTGGGGCGGGAGCGGCGGCGGCGAGTGCTGCAGACGCTGGTCTGGTTCCTGCTCACCCTGCTGCTGGCGCTCTTCATCCCTGACATCGGCAAGGTGATCTCAGTCATTGGAGGCCTGGCCGCCTGCTTCATCTTCGTCTTCCCAG GGCTGTGCCTCATTCAAGCCAAACTCTCTGAGATGGAAGAGGTCAAACCAGCCAG CTGGTGGGTGCTGGTCAGCTACGGAGTCCTCTTGGTCACCCTGGGAGCCTTCATCTTCGGCCAGACCACAGCCAACGCCATCTTTGTGGATCTCTTGGCataa
- the SLC38A7 gene encoding sodium-coupled neutral amino acid transporter 7 isoform X4 translates to MAQVSINNDYSEWDLSTDAGERARLLQSPCVDTAPKSEWEASPGGLDRGTTSTLGAIFIVVNACLGAGLLNFPAAFSTAGGVAAGIALQMGMLVFIISGLVILAYCSQASNERTYQEVVWAVCGKLTGVLCEVAIAVYTFGTCIAFLIIIGDQQDKIIAVMAKEPEGASGPWYTDRKFTISLTAFLFILPLSIPREIGFQKYASFLSVVGTWYVTAIVIIKYIWPDKEMTPGNILTRPASWMAVFNAMPTICFGFQVPSSGNWG, encoded by the exons ATGGCCCAGGTCAGCATCAACAATGACTACAGCGAGTGGGACTTGAGCACGGATGCCGGGGAGCGGGCTCGGCTGCTGCAGAGTCCCTGTGTGGACACAGCCCCCAAGAGTGAGTGGGAAGCCTCTCCTGGGGGTCTGGACAGAGGCACCACTTCCACACTTGGGGCCATCTTCATCGTCGTCAACGCGTGCCTGGGTGCAGGGTTACTCAACTTCCCAGCAGCCTTCAGCACTGCGGGGGGCGTGGCAGCAGGCATCGCACTGCAGATG GGTATGCTGGTTTTCATCATCAGTGGCCTTGTCATCCTGGCCTACTGCTCCCAGGCCAGCAATGAGAGGACCTACCAGGAGGTGGTATGGGCTGTGTGTGGCAAGCTGACAGGTGTGCTATGTGAGGTGGCCATCGCTGTCTACACCTTTGGCACCTGCATTGCCTTCCTAATCATCATTGGCGACCAGCAGGACAAGA TTATAGCTGTGATGGCGAAAGAGCCGGAGGGGGCCAGCGGCCCTTGGTACACAGACCGCAAGTTCACCATCAGCCTCACTGCCTTCCTCTTCATCCTGCCCCTCTCCATCCCCAGGGAGATTGGTTTCCAGAAATATGCCAG CTTCCTGAGCGTCGTGGGTACCTGGTACGTCACAGCCATCGTTATCATCAAGTACATCTGGCCAGATAAAGAGATGACCCCAGGGAACATCCTGACCAG GCCGGCTTCCTGGATGGCTGTGTTCAATGCCATGCCCACCATCTGCTTCGGATTTCAG GTACCTTCCTCTGGAAACTGGGGTTGA